A region from the Desulfuromonas sp. TF genome encodes:
- a CDS encoding Fur family transcriptional regulator, which yields FMVSEKTNLPRRTQRTPRKAIEIKRSHDHLICTDCGAIIEFEDSRIEQLQERVASEHGFQIVSHRLELFGLCAKCAKK from the coding sequence CTTTATGGTCTCCGAGAAAACAAATTTACCGCGGAGAACGCAGAGGACGCCGAGAAAAGCTATTGAGATCAAAAGGTCCCACGATCACCTGATCTGCACCGACTGCGGCGCCATCATCGAGTTCGAGGATTCGCGCATCGAACAGCTGCAGGAAAGGGTGGCCAGCGAACATGGCTTCCAGATCGTCAGCCATCGACTGGAGCTCTTCGGCCTCTGCGCCAAATGCGCCAAAAAATAA
- a CDS encoding cytochrome c biogenesis CcdA family protein: MSSGSDITIWIAFTAGILSFFSPCVLPLIPSYITYITGLSFGQLKEAHPSTKVRVTVLLHSLTFIAGFSAVFISLGAVAGVASTAFQTHMREGLVWIQKIGGVLIFLFGIHMSGLFHFGILLGEKRVQIHRKPSGFIGTFLVGLAFAAGWTPCIGPILGAILALAAGSTGGVGRGILLLTVYSAGLGIPFLISGLLFHTFLAFFNRFRKHIRIMEILTGILLMIVGAMLFFDVFGRLAGYLYRWFPVV; encoded by the coding sequence ATGTCTTCTGGTTCCGACATCACCATCTGGATTGCCTTTACCGCCGGCATACTCTCCTTTTTCTCTCCCTGCGTGCTGCCGCTGATTCCCTCCTACATCACCTACATCACCGGCCTCTCCTTCGGCCAGCTCAAGGAGGCCCATCCCAGCACCAAGGTGCGCGTGACGGTTCTGCTGCATTCGCTCACCTTCATTGCCGGCTTCTCGGCTGTTTTCATCAGCCTCGGCGCCGTGGCGGGCGTCGCTTCTACGGCATTTCAGACCCATATGCGCGAAGGCCTGGTGTGGATCCAGAAAATCGGCGGAGTCCTCATCTTTCTCTTCGGCATTCATATGTCGGGGCTGTTCCACTTCGGCATTCTACTGGGCGAGAAGCGGGTGCAAATCCACCGTAAGCCGAGCGGATTCATCGGAACCTTCCTGGTCGGACTCGCCTTTGCCGCCGGATGGACCCCCTGCATCGGGCCGATTCTCGGAGCCATCCTGGCCCTGGCTGCCGGGAGCACGGGCGGCGTCGGACGCGGGATTCTACTGTTGACCGTCTATTCCGCGGGACTGGGCATTCCGTTTCTGATCTCGGGCCTGTTGTTTCACACCTTCCTCGCCTTTTTCAACCGCTTCCGCAAGCACATCCGAATCATGGAGATACTCACCGGCATTCTTCTGATGATCGTGGGGGCGATGCTCTTCTTCGATGTTTTCGGCCGACTGGCCGGTTACCTCTACCGGTGGTTCCCGGTGGTGTAG
- a CDS encoding TlpA disulfide reductase family protein translates to MAFRSLLVVLLLSFFVVPAFALSERPQESPAGSLEAGRTAPDFTLKTLDGDAVSLSQFRGKVVFLNFWASWCPPCRAEMPAMNRLNEVFSNRDFVMLAVNTEQDKDVVEDFLSSHPHDFTVLLDPQGAAQNLYQVFRFPETFLLDKEGRIVERFLGARDWSAVEFLKRIEHLVKE, encoded by the coding sequence ATGGCATTTCGTTCTCTTCTTGTCGTACTGCTTCTTTCTTTTTTTGTTGTGCCCGCATTTGCCTTGTCTGAACGACCCCAGGAATCGCCTGCGGGAAGTCTCGAAGCGGGCCGGACAGCTCCCGATTTCACCCTGAAGACCCTCGATGGGGATGCCGTGTCGCTCTCGCAGTTCCGCGGCAAGGTGGTCTTTCTCAATTTCTGGGCGTCCTGGTGTCCCCCCTGCCGGGCGGAGATGCCTGCCATGAACCGCCTGAATGAAGTCTTCTCCAACAGGGACTTCGTCATGCTGGCGGTCAATACCGAGCAGGACAAAGACGTCGTTGAGGATTTTCTCTCCAGCCATCCCCACGACTTCACCGTGCTCCTTGACCCCCAGGGCGCGGCGCAGAACCTCTATCAGGTTTTTCGTTTTCCGGAAACCTTCCTGCTCGACAAGGAAGGCAGAATTGTCGAAAGATTTCTCGGCGCCAGGGACTGGTCCGCCGTCGAGTTTCTGAAGCGGATCGAGCATCTGGTGAAGGAATAA
- a CDS encoding metallopeptidase family protein yields the protein MNRKDFEREVELSIAAVPEEFLSRVENLSFQVEDWPDAETLEEVGFDDPRDLLGYYRGLPLSERSHAYGGCLPDVITIYQGAVEDYVRETGEPFRKVIRETIIHELAHYFGFSEEEMDAIERLWAGEGDGKS from the coding sequence TTGAACAGGAAAGATTTCGAAAGAGAGGTGGAGCTGTCCATCGCCGCCGTTCCCGAGGAGTTTCTGTCCCGGGTCGAGAACCTGTCCTTCCAGGTGGAGGACTGGCCCGATGCCGAAACCCTGGAGGAGGTCGGATTCGATGATCCCCGCGATCTCCTCGGTTATTATCGCGGCCTGCCTCTTTCCGAGAGGTCCCACGCCTACGGCGGCTGCCTTCCGGACGTCATTACGATCTACCAGGGAGCGGTGGAGGACTATGTCCGGGAGACAGGGGAGCCGTTTCGCAAGGTCATCCGCGAGACGATCATCCACGAACTGGCTCACTACTTCGGTTTCAGTGAAGAGGAGATGGATGCGATCGAACGACTCTGGGCCGGAGAGGGGGACGGGAAAAGTTGA
- a CDS encoding sigma-54 dependent transcriptional regulator yields the protein MTNDDFKTVLIIDDDDSLRRVTEYTLQETGCRVISASDGHEGLRLFELEKPPVVITDIQMPGLSGYEVLKRIKEEAPETLVVVITAFGTVEKAVEAMKLGAHDYLTKPFSRDELRLTVDKAFSYCGLKEENVRLREQLTEKIDFTHIIGISDEMQQVFGIVRRVAASEATVLITGESGTGKELIAKAIHHGSDRRQEPFIPVNCAAIPADLLESELFGHVKGAFTGAVKDRKGKFEMADGGTLFLDEVGDLPLELQPKLLRALQEREIEPVGGASRKIDVRLVAATNRDLEADMAGGNFREDLYYRLAVIPVHLPALRERRADIPLLVQHFLGKHGGGTGIPVADRTMEALTAYDWPGNVRELENAVERMIILRRGEVLEERDLPPKISGRARPVAGGVLNLPDDGYPLEELEKEAVMEALRRCDWNQTRAAAFLRIPRHTLIYRMEKYGIARNA from the coding sequence ATGACAAATGACGATTTTAAAACCGTACTGATCATCGATGATGACGATTCCCTGCGCCGGGTGACCGAATACACCCTGCAGGAGACGGGATGCCGGGTGATCTCCGCCTCCGACGGCCATGAAGGGCTGCGGCTCTTCGAGCTGGAAAAGCCGCCGGTGGTGATCACCGACATCCAGATGCCCGGCCTCTCCGGTTATGAGGTGCTGAAGCGCATCAAAGAGGAGGCGCCCGAAACCCTGGTGGTGGTTATTACCGCTTTCGGGACGGTGGAAAAGGCGGTCGAAGCGATGAAGCTCGGGGCGCACGACTATCTCACCAAGCCCTTCAGCCGTGACGAACTGCGCCTCACCGTCGACAAGGCGTTTTCCTACTGCGGGCTCAAGGAGGAAAACGTCCGCCTGCGTGAGCAGTTGACGGAGAAGATCGATTTCACTCACATCATCGGCATCTCCGACGAGATGCAGCAGGTTTTCGGCATTGTGCGCAGGGTAGCCGCCAGCGAGGCGACGGTCCTGATCACCGGTGAAAGCGGGACCGGCAAGGAGCTCATCGCCAAAGCCATTCATCACGGCAGCGATCGGCGTCAGGAGCCTTTCATCCCGGTCAACTGCGCCGCCATCCCCGCCGATCTGCTGGAGAGCGAACTCTTCGGACACGTCAAGGGGGCTTTTACCGGCGCCGTCAAGGATCGCAAGGGAAAGTTCGAAATGGCCGACGGCGGCACCCTCTTCCTCGACGAGGTCGGGGATCTGCCGCTGGAGCTTCAGCCCAAGCTTCTGCGGGCCCTGCAGGAGCGGGAAATCGAGCCGGTGGGGGGCGCCTCCCGTAAAATCGACGTCAGGCTGGTGGCCGCCACTAACCGCGACCTGGAGGCCGATATGGCCGGCGGAAACTTCCGGGAGGATCTCTATTATCGTCTGGCGGTCATCCCGGTGCATCTGCCGGCGCTGCGGGAGCGTCGGGCCGACATCCCGCTGCTGGTGCAGCACTTTCTTGGCAAACACGGCGGAGGGACCGGGATCCCGGTGGCCGATCGGACCATGGAGGCCCTGACGGCCTATGACTGGCCGGGAAATGTGCGGGAGCTGGAAAATGCCGTCGAACGCATGATCATCCTGAGGCGGGGCGAAGTGCTCGAGGAGCGGGACCTGCCCCCCAAGATTTCCGGACGCGCCAGGCCCGTGGCAGGCGGAGTGCTTAATCTGCCCGATGACGGATATCCCCTGGAGGAGTTGGAGAAAGAGGCCGTCATGGAGGCCCTGCGGCGCTGCGACTGGAATCAGACCCGAGCGGCCGCCTTCCTTCGCATCCCCAGGCATACCCTGATCTATCGGATGGAGAAATACGGAATTGCCCGTAACGCGTGA
- a CDS encoding nitrogen regulation protein NR(II), translated as MRRNEIIRLAVLIALVLGITALHYLTTVQKAHFHDIYRRLYYVPIVLGGLWFALRGGLGTAISVSILFAPHVVFQWGHHPTSRPEQYLEIFLYNVIGFLTGFLSQRETEQKLRYQKAAQHLEESYGKLRAQADLILEIEEQLRRADRLAALGELSAGMAHEIRNPLGSIRGTAEILREGIDPADRRHEFAGILIKEVDRLNRVVQDFLDFARPAPVERGRVDINEALRELLVLTRQQTVKSGVRVELLPGDLPKVPGDREQLKQACLNLLLNALQAMPAGGLLTIATTPLDGEVQVRFADTGQGIPPESLEKIFNPFFTTRQEGTGLGLAITHRIVQGHGGRIEVASRIGEGTTFTMVLPVEKR; from the coding sequence ATGCGCAGAAACGAAATCATCCGTCTGGCCGTCCTGATAGCCCTGGTTCTGGGAATCACGGCCCTGCATTACCTGACGACGGTTCAGAAAGCCCACTTTCATGACATCTACCGCCGCCTCTACTATGTGCCCATCGTACTCGGGGGACTCTGGTTTGCCCTGAGGGGCGGTTTGGGAACGGCCATTTCCGTATCCATTCTCTTTGCGCCGCATGTCGTCTTCCAGTGGGGCCATCACCCCACCTCCCGTCCCGAACAGTACCTTGAAATTTTTCTCTATAACGTGATCGGTTTTCTCACCGGTTTTCTCAGCCAGCGCGAGACCGAACAGAAGCTCCGTTATCAGAAAGCCGCCCAGCACCTGGAAGAGAGCTACGGCAAGCTCAGGGCTCAGGCCGATCTGATCCTGGAGATCGAGGAGCAGTTGCGCCGGGCCGACCGGCTCGCCGCCCTGGGGGAGCTTTCCGCAGGAATGGCCCACGAGATCCGCAATCCCCTCGGCTCGATCCGCGGCACGGCGGAGATCCTTCGTGAAGGGATCGACCCCGCCGACAGGCGCCACGAGTTCGCCGGCATACTGATCAAGGAGGTGGACCGGCTTAACCGGGTGGTGCAGGATTTCCTCGATTTCGCCCGCCCGGCCCCCGTAGAGCGCGGCCGTGTCGATATCAACGAGGCGCTCCGGGAACTTCTCGTCCTCACCCGCCAGCAGACGGTCAAGAGCGGAGTGCGGGTGGAGCTGCTGCCGGGCGACCTGCCGAAGGTGCCGGGTGACCGGGAGCAGCTCAAGCAGGCCTGTCTCAATCTCCTTCTCAATGCTCTGCAGGCCATGCCTGCCGGCGGCCTTCTCACCATTGCGACAACTCCTCTCGATGGAGAGGTGCAGGTCCGCTTCGCCGATACCGGTCAGGGGATTCCGCCGGAGAGCCTCGAGAAAATCTTCAATCCCTTTTTCACTACCCGCCAGGAGGGGACCGGCCTGGGACTGGCCATCACCCACCGCATCGTTCAGGGGCACGGAGGGCGCATCGAAGTGGCCAGCCGCATCGGGGAGGGGACGACGTTCACCATGGTGCTGCCGGTTGAGAAACGGTGA
- a CDS encoding AEC family transporter: MSLFLEIITIVLPVFLVIALGYLLKRLGLIDSVFLHQTNRLVYYIALPLLLFYKIGTADFGTSFNGALVVGSSLAIAAGFLLSYGYASLRRYPPAARGTFSQGAFRGNLAYIGLAIVFNAYGEEGFTRAGILMGFLVPVLNFLAILALLLPHRGGDGGRSPGFWIRQIALNPLIVASFIGIFWSFFQLPLPTVLDRTLNIATGMALPLALIAIGGSFSLAKLKGDMIRAGFATAIKIVWLPLIAAALLTALNVRGMDLSIGVLMAGTPAATATYIMAHEMKGDAELAGSIVMISTLLSVFTYTAALFILRTLGL, translated from the coding sequence ATGTCCCTCTTCCTGGAAATCATCACGATCGTCCTTCCCGTTTTTCTGGTCATCGCCCTGGGCTACCTGCTGAAGCGGCTGGGGCTTATCGACAGCGTTTTTCTCCATCAGACCAACCGACTGGTCTACTACATCGCTCTTCCGCTTCTTCTTTTTTACAAGATCGGAACCGCCGATTTCGGGACTTCCTTCAACGGCGCCCTGGTGGTCGGCTCCTCACTGGCCATCGCCGCCGGTTTCCTTCTCTCCTACGGATACGCCTCCCTGCGCCGCTACCCGCCGGCGGCCCGCGGCACGTTCAGCCAGGGGGCCTTCCGGGGCAATCTCGCCTATATCGGACTGGCCATCGTCTTCAATGCCTACGGAGAAGAGGGGTTTACCCGGGCGGGGATTCTCATGGGATTCCTGGTTCCTGTTCTCAACTTCCTGGCGATCCTGGCGCTGCTGCTGCCTCATCGCGGCGGCGACGGAGGCAGAAGTCCCGGTTTCTGGATTCGCCAGATCGCTCTCAATCCCCTGATCGTCGCCTCCTTCATCGGCATCTTCTGGAGTTTCTTCCAGCTCCCTCTCCCGACCGTTCTCGACCGCACCCTGAATATCGCCACCGGGATGGCCCTTCCTCTGGCCCTGATCGCCATAGGCGGATCCTTTTCTCTCGCCAAACTCAAAGGAGACATGATCCGGGCGGGCTTTGCCACCGCAATCAAGATCGTCTGGCTGCCGCTGATCGCCGCCGCACTCCTGACCGCACTGAACGTGCGCGGCATGGACCTCTCCATCGGAGTCCTCATGGCCGGCACCCCGGCGGCGACCGCTACCTATATCATGGCCCACGAGATGAAGGGGGATGCCGAACTCGCCGGCTCCATCGTCATGATCTCCACTCTCCTCTCCGTCTTCACCTACACCGCCGCCCTCTTCATCCTGAGAACACTGGGACTGTGA
- a CDS encoding glycosyltransferase → MSEPQVSILMPVRNEERYLPAALASLFRQSLKNWELIAVDDGSTDGTAGILRTAARADGRVRVLSRPPAGLVPALNAGLSLCRAPVVARMDGDDICHPRRLEHQVHLLSKMPELTLAACAVRHFPRPGLQEGMKAYEKWQNALLDHDAICRDLFVESPFAHPSVAFRRKTVERVGGYRDRGWAEDYDLWLRLAAVGARFARLPRTLLYWRDRPERLTRTAGNCTLEAFRACKVHHLKLGFLREEEAVTLWGAGLEGKAWRKALQAEGITVSRWAEIDPRKIGQTIHGAPVVPIENLKPGQGKILVTVGVKGARSQVRAWAGEAGLAEGRDFVCVT, encoded by the coding sequence GTGAGCGAGCCGCAGGTTTCGATTCTGATGCCGGTGCGGAACGAAGAACGCTACCTGCCGGCAGCCCTCGCCTCCCTCTTCCGCCAGAGCCTGAAAAACTGGGAGCTGATTGCGGTGGACGACGGCTCCACGGACGGAACAGCCGGGATTCTCCGGACGGCCGCACGGGCCGACGGCCGGGTGCGGGTTCTGAGCCGCCCGCCCGCAGGGCTGGTGCCGGCGCTCAATGCCGGACTCTCGTTATGCCGCGCCCCCGTGGTGGCGCGCATGGACGGCGACGATATCTGCCATCCGCGCCGCCTCGAGCATCAGGTCCATCTGCTGTCCAAAATGCCTGAACTCACCCTGGCAGCCTGCGCCGTGCGTCACTTCCCCCGTCCCGGCCTGCAGGAGGGGATGAAAGCCTACGAGAAATGGCAGAACGCCCTGCTCGATCACGACGCCATCTGCCGCGACCTCTTCGTCGAATCCCCCTTCGCCCATCCCAGCGTGGCTTTCCGCAGGAAGACCGTGGAGCGGGTCGGCGGCTATCGCGATAGGGGTTGGGCTGAAGACTACGATCTCTGGCTGCGCCTTGCCGCCGTCGGCGCCCGCTTCGCCCGGCTGCCCCGTACACTCCTGTATTGGCGCGACCGTCCCGAGCGCCTCACCCGCACCGCCGGGAACTGCACCCTGGAGGCGTTTCGGGCCTGCAAGGTCCACCACCTCAAGCTGGGCTTTCTGCGGGAAGAAGAAGCTGTCACCCTGTGGGGAGCGGGTCTCGAAGGAAAGGCCTGGCGCAAGGCTTTGCAGGCCGAAGGGATCACCGTCAGCCGCTGGGCCGAGATCGATCCGCGCAAGATCGGCCAGACCATTCATGGTGCACCGGTCGTCCCCATAGAGAACCTTAAGCCAGGCCAGGGCAAAATCCTGGTGACTGTAGGCGTCAAAGGGGCCCGCAGTCAGGTGCGGGCATGGGCGGGCGAGGCAGGGCTGGCCGAGGGACGGGATTTCGTGTGTGTTACGTAA
- a CDS encoding 50S ribosomal protein L11 methyltransferase, translating to MYPPFTIGATFRIVPPGTPASTEGRIDLVMDRGAFGSGEHETTASCLEILAELPEVRGARVLDLGSGTGILAFAALKLGAARAVCVDINPQAVETARRNGELNGLTDRLIHRAGTLGSAGEDPFDLVLANIYGDILLNLAEDLTRRARPGALLLLSGILWEYNFEVRQHYERLGCEIIRNRMLEQFSTVLLRKRKPGNHL from the coding sequence ATGTACCCACCATTCACCATCGGCGCCACCTTCCGCATCGTCCCCCCCGGCACGCCGGCATCGACCGAGGGGCGCATCGACCTGGTCATGGATCGCGGCGCTTTCGGCTCGGGGGAGCACGAAACCACCGCCAGTTGCCTGGAAATACTGGCGGAGCTTCCCGAGGTCCGGGGAGCAAGAGTCCTCGACCTGGGGAGCGGCACCGGCATTCTCGCCTTCGCAGCCCTCAAGCTCGGCGCTGCCCGCGCCGTCTGCGTCGACATCAACCCCCAGGCGGTGGAGACCGCCCGACGTAACGGAGAGCTCAATGGCCTGACCGATCGTCTCATCCACCGTGCCGGGACACTTGGTTCCGCAGGAGAAGACCCGTTCGACCTGGTGCTGGCCAACATCTACGGCGACATCCTCCTCAATCTGGCAGAGGACCTGACCAGGCGGGCCCGTCCCGGCGCCCTCCTGCTCCTTTCCGGCATTCTCTGGGAATACAATTTCGAAGTCCGACAGCACTATGAAAGGCTGGGATGCGAGATTATCCGCAACCGGATGCTCGAGCAGTTCAGCACGGTGCTGCTGCGCAAAAGAAAACCTGGAAATCATTTATGA
- a CDS encoding phospholipase A: MIRSLFIASLALLILLPPAAFADPLNSPRPAAGSGEESQSTSDKGILGRIGRGFSMHKENYILPLTWGNTARDAEDAEVKFQLSFKQHFGRDFFLAYTQKSFWRILDKEDSRPFRVTDHNPQVFYRLPQRSPPWGVWGADLGYEHESNGAREPTSRSWDRLYITPFVEYSRLRTELKLWHRISEEIKEDPLDPAGDENPDIEEFYGYGELRLSYETLRRHLASMMLRWNFATDKGGLQLDYSIPTRIENLFFHAQLWTGYGESLIDYNRSLTRYGVGLQFRQ, from the coding sequence ATGATTCGAAGCCTGTTCATTGCCTCCCTTGCCCTGCTGATACTGCTGCCGCCGGCTGCTTTCGCCGACCCCCTCAACTCCCCCCGTCCGGCCGCTGGCTCCGGAGAGGAATCGCAATCGACCAGCGACAAGGGAATCCTCGGGCGCATCGGCAGGGGGTTCAGTATGCACAAAGAAAACTATATTCTCCCGTTGACTTGGGGAAACACTGCCAGGGACGCCGAGGATGCGGAAGTCAAATTTCAACTCAGCTTCAAGCAGCACTTTGGCCGCGATTTCTTCCTGGCCTACACCCAGAAGTCATTCTGGCGCATTCTTGACAAGGAGGATTCGCGCCCCTTCCGCGTGACCGACCATAACCCTCAGGTTTTCTACCGCCTGCCTCAGCGTTCGCCCCCTTGGGGGGTCTGGGGGGCCGACCTGGGCTATGAGCACGAATCGAACGGCGCACGGGAGCCGACCTCGCGCAGTTGGGACCGCCTTTACATCACCCCCTTTGTCGAATACAGCAGACTGCGAACCGAGCTGAAGCTGTGGCACCGGATTTCCGAAGAGATCAAGGAGGACCCTTTGGACCCCGCCGGAGATGAGAATCCGGATATCGAGGAATTTTACGGCTACGGAGAGCTGCGCCTTTCCTATGAGACGCTCCGCCGGCACCTGGCCTCGATGATGCTTCGTTGGAACTTTGCCACCGACAAAGGGGGCCTGCAGCTCGATTACAGCATTCCTACCCGGATCGAAAACCTCTTCTTCCATGCCCAGCTCTGGACCGGCTATGGTGAAAGCCTGATCGATTACAACCGTTCCCTCACCCGCTACGGCGTCGGCCTGCAGTTCAGGCAATAG
- a CDS encoding L,D-transpeptidase family protein: MRGGFFCALCASFCMLPSPLLCWYPQSPAEAFLRDEIPSPVVGTAATSSVEEGDTLTQIARAKGVGYDGLVRANPGVDPWLPEPGLPLLLPYTSIVPGPLTSGITVNLAEMRLYHLFRENGRLRVRIYPVGIGISGWETPEGVFTISNRVEKPTWIVPHAIGLERPELPPTVPPGPENPLGDFWLGLSRPGYGIHGTSEPFGVGRRVSHGCLRLYPEDIRDLFERVEIGTPVRIIYQPVKVGLKRGALFVEIHHDYSDRLPDPVADVSRQIGELGWRGEIDWKTVGEEVETARGVPRVISREAFE; encoded by the coding sequence ATGAGAGGAGGATTCTTCTGCGCATTATGCGCATCCTTCTGCATGCTTCCCTCCCCCCTTTTGTGCTGGTACCCTCAGTCTCCGGCCGAGGCCTTTCTCCGGGATGAGATTCCGTCCCCGGTCGTCGGCACGGCCGCAACCTCCTCCGTCGAAGAGGGGGACACCCTGACGCAAATCGCCCGCGCCAAGGGAGTGGGATACGACGGGCTGGTCCGTGCCAATCCGGGGGTCGATCCCTGGCTTCCCGAGCCGGGACTTCCGCTGCTCCTCCCCTACACAAGCATCGTTCCTGGCCCGCTCACCTCTGGAATTACCGTCAACCTGGCGGAAATGAGACTCTATCATCTCTTTCGGGAGAACGGCCGGCTTCGGGTTCGCATCTACCCGGTGGGCATCGGGATCAGCGGTTGGGAAACTCCGGAAGGCGTTTTCACGATCAGCAACAGGGTCGAAAAGCCCACCTGGATCGTCCCGCACGCCATCGGCCTGGAAAGACCGGAGCTGCCCCCAACCGTTCCGCCCGGCCCGGAAAACCCATTGGGGGATTTCTGGCTGGGCCTGTCGCGGCCGGGATACGGCATTCATGGCACCAGCGAACCCTTCGGTGTGGGGAGGCGGGTCAGTCATGGATGTCTTCGTCTTTATCCCGAGGACATCCGCGACCTGTTCGAGAGGGTGGAGATCGGCACGCCGGTGAGGATCATTTACCAGCCGGTCAAGGTGGGTCTGAAGAGAGGAGCTCTGTTCGTGGAGATTCACCACGACTACTCGGATCGCCTGCCCGACCCTGTTGCGGATGTGAGCAGGCAGATCGGAGAGCTGGGCTGGCGGGGGGAAATCGACTGGAAGACAGTCGGTGAGGAGGTCGAGACGGCACGGGGCGTCCCGAGAGTCATATCGCGAGAGGCATTCGAGTGA
- a CDS encoding XTP/dITP diphosphatase: protein MELVVATRNAGKLREISRLLAETGIRVLGLDAFADLPEIEEDGETFEANARKKAETVARLTGRLTLADDSGLVVDALGGQPGVRSARFAGVDATDEENNLKLLEELAGVPRERRGAAFHCAMALCRPEDECLLFFGRVPGIILDAPRGEEGFGYDPLFLVREYGKTMAELPLDVKNRISHRGQALRRAVDHLLSPK, encoded by the coding sequence ATGGAACTTGTCGTGGCTACCCGCAATGCCGGAAAGCTTCGGGAGATAAGCCGTCTGCTGGCGGAAACGGGAATCCGTGTGCTCGGGCTGGACGCCTTTGCCGACCTGCCCGAAATCGAAGAGGACGGTGAAACCTTCGAGGCGAATGCGCGCAAGAAGGCTGAAACCGTCGCCCGCCTCACCGGCCGGCTGACTCTGGCCGACGATTCGGGGCTGGTGGTGGACGCCCTGGGCGGCCAGCCGGGTGTCCGCTCCGCCCGCTTCGCCGGGGTCGATGCCACCGATGAGGAGAACAATCTCAAGCTGCTGGAGGAGCTGGCCGGGGTTCCGCGCGAGCGCCGAGGGGCCGCCTTTCACTGTGCCATGGCCCTGTGCCGTCCCGAAGACGAATGTCTTCTCTTCTTCGGGCGGGTGCCCGGGATCATCCTGGATGCCCCTCGCGGTGAAGAGGGCTTCGGTTATGACCCCCTCTTTCTGGTGCGGGAGTACGGCAAAACAATGGCCGAACTGCCCCTTGACGTGAAAAATCGCATCAGTCACCGCGGCCAGGCCCTGCGCCGGGCCGTCGATCACCTCCTGAGCCCGAAGTAA
- the rph gene encoding ribonuclease PH, giving the protein MTRTERPRPDGRTPRELRTVTFSRGFTRYAEGSVLVSFGETRVLCNATVEENVPSFMRGEGRGWVTAEYSMLPRATHSRSPRESTRGKVGGRTHEIQRLIGRSLRAVVDLEALGERTVLIDCDVLQADGGTRTAAITGAYVALADALSGLVEKGLLPEVPFKESVAAVSVGIVDGAPVLDLNYDEDFHAAVDMNFVVTSSGRFVEVQGTAEGEPFTGAELDALRELAVHGCRELTSLQEKALKDT; this is encoded by the coding sequence ATGACAAGGACGGAAAGACCACGCCCTGACGGCCGCACTCCCCGAGAATTGCGGACGGTCACTTTCAGCCGCGGATTCACCCGTTATGCCGAAGGGTCGGTGCTGGTTTCCTTCGGTGAGACCCGTGTCCTGTGCAATGCCACCGTTGAGGAAAATGTCCCTTCCTTCATGCGCGGGGAAGGGCGGGGATGGGTCACTGCCGAATACTCCATGCTTCCCCGGGCCACCCACAGCCGCTCGCCCCGGGAGTCGACGCGGGGCAAAGTGGGTGGGCGCACTCATGAGATACAGAGGCTCATCGGTCGTTCGCTGCGGGCCGTGGTCGATCTCGAAGCCCTGGGGGAACGGACTGTTCTCATTGACTGCGACGTCCTTCAGGCCGATGGGGGAACCCGCACCGCCGCCATCACGGGTGCCTATGTGGCCCTCGCCGATGCCCTGAGCGGATTGGTGGAGAAAGGGCTCCTCCCTGAGGTTCCCTTCAAGGAAAGCGTCGCCGCGGTCAGTGTGGGGATCGTCGACGGCGCCCCGGTTCTTGATCTCAATTACGATGAGGATTTTCATGCTGCCGTGGACATGAACTTCGTCGTGACAAGTTCCGGACGGTTCGTCGAAGTCCAGGGAACGGCGGAAGGTGAGCCCTTTACCGGGGCCGAACTCGACGCCCTGCGCGAGCTGGCGGTGCACGGCTGCCGAGAACTCACCTCGCTGCAGGAAAAGGCGTTGAAGGACACTTGA